The Tolypothrix sp. PCC 7712 region ATCGATCCAGCTAGTGCGAAGGGAGGCGCTAGCTTTATGTGGCAAGAACACGACGACGATCGCGAACCAAATCCGGATCAAGCTGCTGTCTTAATTGATGTCCCAGATGATGAGACTGGGCGATCAGGAAAATTGCTACGGAACCAAGGCTATGTAGAAAGAATTCCAGTAGTTAGCCGTTACTGGTTTGGACAAGATGGTATTTTGACCATCGATACTGAATATGAAACCAACCAAGGTCAAGAACGCTGCTGGTTTATGACCGATGATTTTCGGATACGTGTAAGCACGGTAAGAATGATGAATGGAGTATATTTAATGACTTACTGTTCGGAAAGAC contains the following coding sequences:
- a CDS encoding phycobiliprotein lyase, giving the protein MPFVQPMTMMEFFHKSEGVWFTQRTVHHFDAVADQSGESKLYVQVITLDDPRVKTICESQGIDPASAKGGASFMWQEHDDDREPNPDQAAVLIDVPDDETGRSGKLLRNQGYVERIPVVSRYWFGQDGILTIDTEYETNQGQERCWFMTDDFRIRVSTVRMMNGVYLMTYCSERRYLTEANLAQMVQQNLSRASS